In Rhineura floridana isolate rRhiFlo1 chromosome 1, rRhiFlo1.hap2, whole genome shotgun sequence, the following proteins share a genomic window:
- the TMEM171 gene encoding transmembrane protein 171 isoform X1: MYPVPGSMHGVEGDNGHPRKLISFLFVFGITFLCAGFLLSIFVLQTCPNGAFGDCKGALKIIGPLLAVAGLVCIILAQSRAKGYLREVQLQDDQVYGFVFCRGNCQFAQFLVFGFLFLTSGMLISVLGIWIPGCSPGWHYQQFNHSNTSNVELQDCGFHSVQTMGPLIVLIGLCFFVIAHIKKKQNINLVHESSVNEEEQLNPESFQVTVGDTVMIFPPPPPPYFADCPLQTITPSLVTSDLPLGENPPPYHSTFIN; this comes from the exons atgtatccaGTTCCTGGTTCCATGCATGGAGTAgaaggagataatggacatcctaGGAAACTTAtctctttcctttttgtttttggcaTTACTTTTCTATGTGCTGGATTTCTGCTTTCAATATTTGTGTTGCAGACATGTCCAAATGGAGCCTTTGGTGACTGTAAAGGAGCCCTTAAAATCATTGGGCCTCTGCTTGCTGTTGCTGGACTAGTCTGTATAATTCTGGCACAATCAAGAGCTAAAGGCTACCTCAGAGAGGTGCAATTGCAAGATGACCAGGTGTATGGGTTTGTTTTTTGCCGAGGGAACTGCCAGTTTGCTCAGTTCCTTGtctttggttttttatttttaactagtGGGATGCTTATTAGCGTCCTTGGCATTTGGATTCCTGGATGTAGCCCAGGATGGCACTACCAGCAGTTTAACCATAGCAATACTTCTAATGTTGAACTCCAAGATTGTGGGTTCCATTCTGTTCAAACCATGGGACCTTTGATCGTGCTGATTGGATTATGTTTCTTTGTGATAGCTcacattaaaaagaaacaaaacataaaTCTCGTCCATGAATCTTCTGTCAATGAAGAAGAGCAACTGAATCCTGAATCATTTCAAGTTACAGTGG GTGATACTGTAATGATATTCCCCCCTCCGCCACCACCTTATTTTGCTGACTGTCCTCTGCAAACAATAACTCCTAGCCTGGTGACAAGTGATTTGCCTTTAGGTGAAAATCCTCCACCATATCACAGCACTTTTATTAACTG
- the TMEM171 gene encoding transmembrane protein 171 isoform X2 → MYPVPGSMHGVEGDNGHPRKLISFLFVFGITFLCAGFLLSIFVLQTCPNGAFGDCKGALKIIGPLLAVAGLVCIILAQSRAKGYLREVQLQDDQVYGFVFCRGNCQFAQFLVFGFLFLTSGMLISVLGIWIPGCSPGWHYQQFNHSNTSNVELQDCGFHSVQTMGPLIVLIGLCFFVIAHIKKKQNINLVHESSVNEEEQLNPESFQVTVEHRMLIGPRCLQRE, encoded by the coding sequence atgtatccaGTTCCTGGTTCCATGCATGGAGTAgaaggagataatggacatcctaGGAAACTTAtctctttcctttttgtttttggcaTTACTTTTCTATGTGCTGGATTTCTGCTTTCAATATTTGTGTTGCAGACATGTCCAAATGGAGCCTTTGGTGACTGTAAAGGAGCCCTTAAAATCATTGGGCCTCTGCTTGCTGTTGCTGGACTAGTCTGTATAATTCTGGCACAATCAAGAGCTAAAGGCTACCTCAGAGAGGTGCAATTGCAAGATGACCAGGTGTATGGGTTTGTTTTTTGCCGAGGGAACTGCCAGTTTGCTCAGTTCCTTGtctttggttttttatttttaactagtGGGATGCTTATTAGCGTCCTTGGCATTTGGATTCCTGGATGTAGCCCAGGATGGCACTACCAGCAGTTTAACCATAGCAATACTTCTAATGTTGAACTCCAAGATTGTGGGTTCCATTCTGTTCAAACCATGGGACCTTTGATCGTGCTGATTGGATTATGTTTCTTTGTGATAGCTcacattaaaaagaaacaaaacataaaTCTCGTCCATGAATCTTCTGTCAATGAAGAAGAGCAACTGAATCCTGAATCATTTCAAGTTACAGTGG